The following are encoded together in the Xanthomonas sacchari genome:
- the rmuC gene encoding DNA recombination protein RmuC, producing MQNDAHFLILAGLLCAVIALLLAVLLRRGNHTALEAALREEQRSGRGELREQLDSLARQQDARSEGFARHLADLSTRTDQRLDLLREALTEDARRGRVEAGAAQQRMAELLSQRLVEIRGQLDAFGQQQDARMAQFGQQQAELIARIDAQLGALREALLEDARKGRQEGADAQQRFADTLGQRLGDLVQRNEQRMGEMRATLEERLKELQADNAAKLEQMRGTVDEKLQTTLNTRLDASFKLVSERLEQVQRGLGEMQQLATGVGDLKRVLSNVKNRGGWGEVQLENILEQTLTQEQYARGVRVRPERNEMVDFAVRLPGRGHEDTPVWLPIDAKFPREDYERLLDAQEQGDPELVQATGVQLERAIRVQAKSIGDKYIAPPHTTDFAVMFLPTEGLYAETLRRPGLADLLQREHRIVVAGPTTITALLNSLQMGFRTLAIEKRSSEVWGVLAAVKSEFGKFAGILEKAEKQISTVGKSLGEASRKTRTIERRLRGVETLADAQAAPLLELSLPLDDAEADEAAGDESG from the coding sequence ATGCAGAACGATGCCCATTTCCTGATCCTCGCCGGCCTGTTGTGCGCCGTCATCGCCCTGTTGCTGGCCGTGTTGCTGCGGCGGGGCAACCACACCGCGCTGGAGGCGGCCCTGCGCGAGGAGCAGCGCAGCGGCCGCGGCGAACTGCGCGAGCAGCTCGACAGCCTGGCCCGCCAGCAGGACGCGCGCAGCGAAGGCTTCGCCCGCCACCTGGCCGACTTGTCCACTCGCACCGATCAGCGGCTGGACCTACTGCGCGAAGCGCTGACCGAGGACGCGCGGCGCGGCCGGGTCGAGGCCGGCGCCGCGCAGCAGCGCATGGCCGAGCTGCTGAGCCAGCGCCTGGTCGAGATCCGCGGCCAGCTCGACGCCTTCGGCCAGCAGCAGGACGCACGCATGGCCCAGTTCGGCCAGCAGCAGGCCGAACTGATCGCGCGCATCGACGCGCAGCTGGGCGCGCTGCGCGAGGCCTTGCTCGAGGACGCGCGCAAGGGCCGCCAGGAAGGCGCGGACGCGCAGCAGCGCTTCGCCGACACACTCGGCCAGCGCCTGGGCGACCTGGTCCAGCGCAACGAGCAGCGGATGGGCGAGATGCGCGCCACCCTGGAGGAGCGGCTGAAGGAACTGCAGGCCGACAACGCGGCCAAGCTCGAACAGATGCGCGGCACTGTCGACGAGAAGCTGCAGACCACCCTCAACACGCGCCTGGATGCCTCGTTCAAGCTGGTCTCCGAACGGCTCGAGCAGGTCCAGCGCGGCCTGGGCGAGATGCAGCAGCTGGCCACCGGCGTCGGCGACCTCAAGCGCGTGCTGAGCAACGTCAAGAACCGCGGCGGCTGGGGCGAGGTGCAGCTGGAGAACATCCTCGAGCAGACCCTGACCCAGGAGCAGTATGCGCGTGGCGTGCGGGTGCGCCCGGAGCGCAACGAGATGGTCGATTTCGCCGTGCGCCTGCCCGGCCGCGGCCACGAGGACACGCCGGTGTGGCTGCCGATCGACGCCAAGTTCCCGCGCGAGGACTACGAGCGCCTGCTCGACGCGCAGGAGCAGGGCGATCCGGAACTGGTGCAGGCGACGGGGGTGCAACTGGAGCGCGCGATCCGGGTGCAGGCCAAGTCGATCGGCGACAAGTACATCGCCCCGCCGCACACCACCGACTTCGCGGTGATGTTCCTGCCCACCGAGGGCCTGTATGCCGAGACCCTGCGCCGCCCCGGCCTGGCCGACCTGCTGCAGCGCGAGCACCGCATCGTCGTTGCCGGGCCGACCACCATTACCGCCCTGCTCAACAGCCTGCAGATGGGCTTCCGCACGCTCGCCATCGAGAAGCGCTCCAGCGAGGTGTGGGGCGTGCTGGCGGCGGTCAAGAGCGAGTTCGGCAAGTTCGCCGGCATCCTGGAAAAGGCCGAGAAGCAGATCAGCACCGTCGGCAAGAGCCTGGGCGAGGCCAGCCGCAAGACCCGCACCATCGAACGCCGCCTGCGCGGCGTCGAGACCCTGGCCGATGCGCAGGCCGCGCCGCTGCTTGAACTGTCGCTGCCGCTGGACGATGCCGAGGCGGACGAGGCTGCGGGCGACGAGTCCGGCTGA